The proteins below are encoded in one region of Carettochelys insculpta isolate YL-2023 chromosome 14, ASM3395843v1, whole genome shotgun sequence:
- the PABPN1L gene encoding embryonic polyadenylate-binding protein 2, whose translation MASRWGLPRCSYLLEGVALFVGRRVLEMFGLGASPLFLDPAEAWWQDPPQSLGRGNSSWGTAAIPALLKATEEDSDLSPLEGDSSEELAVLDPELEAIKAKVREMEEEDERLKELQAETKHQLMLRSQAGLPFPRTAEEKIEADQRSVYVGNVDYGGTAQELESHFNSCGQVNRVTILCDKFSGHPKGYAYVEFEDKSSVKAAVELDESVFRGRVIKVLPKRTNLPGISTTDRGGCRGRFQSQRGLSQRANVCGALRSRPRGRVYRGRGRLLPWYSPY comes from the exons ATGGCGAGCAGGTGGGGGCTGCCCAGGTGCAGCTACCTGCTGGAGGGGGTCGCTCTGTTTGTGGGGAGGAGAGTGCTGGAAATGTTTGGCCTCGGAGCAAG CCCCCTCTTTCTGGACCCTGCTGAGGCCTGGTGGCAGGACCCACCACaatccctggggagggggaattcCTCCTGGGGCACGGCAGCGATACCAGCTCTGCTGAAGGCCACTGAGGAAGACTCCGACCTGAGCCCGCTGGAGGGGGACAGCTCTGAGGAGCTGGCTGTGCTGGACCCg GAGCTGGAAGCCATCAAGGCCAAGGTTCgggagatggaggaggaggatgagcgGCTGAAGGAACTGCAGGCGGAGACCAAGCACCAGCTCATGCTGAGATCGCAGGCGG GCCTTCCCTTTCCTAGGACAGCAGAGGAGAAAATTGAGGCCGACCAGAGGTCCGTCTACGTGGGCAAT GTGGACTATGGAGGAACAGCACAAGAGCTGGAGTCCCATTTCAATAGCTGTGGGCAGGTCAACCGAGTGACCATCCTCTGTGATAAATTCTCCGGACATCCCAAAGG ctACGCCTACGTTGAGTTTGAAGACAAGAGCTCCGTGAAGGCAGCGGTGGAGCTGGACGAGAGCGTGTTCAGAGGCCGGGTCATCAAG GTGCTGCCCAAGAGGACCAACCTGCCAGGGATCAGCACAACCGACCGTGGGGGCTGCAGAGGCCGTTTCCAAAGCCAGAGAGGGCTGTCTCAAAGGGCAAACGTCTGCGGAGCGCTCCGATCGAGGCCCCGAGGGAGAGTGTACAG GGGTCGTGGCAGGCTATTGCCGTGGTACTCTCCTTACTAG